Below is a genomic region from Raphanus sativus cultivar WK10039 chromosome 4, ASM80110v3, whole genome shotgun sequence.
CATGTATTTTCCGAAAATACAAAGCGTGGAACATTTGTTGGTGTTTGGCATAAgagttttgttcttttatattaagttttactttacatttaataatttaaactttGTTAAATTTGgcatgtttatatttttttttaaacatacgaaataaatatttttgttgaagAAGAAAAGTTTAAAATGACAGATATTCAAAAACGAAGAATTATAACTGACTTTTATGAAAATTtagatgttttaaaataattaacaataCAATGACATTCCACTtattaatgtaaatatttttttaaaaaatatcatccataattcttatatatatcatttaatttaatCGATTGTGCACATAAATATATTTCGTTCAATTTTGTAAACTACGGTTATAGAATTTTTTACATTTCATAAAATAGACACGAAAATATTCAAAcaagtaaataatatatatattagattcaATAAACTTATCATATCTTGGATATGATTTGGGCTTAATAcgctaaattattttttcatattaaaatttctAGTATATGGactttaagttttatttaaattctacaaaaatttaataactattTCTACATAATTAACATTTTAGATATTGATTATCcagaacattaaaaaaataaatccacACAGTAATAAAGCAAGGTTCTCTCCATATGTTGACACATCAGACTTTTAGATTGCTGAGAAATCGACATGTCATTAActgaaaaaacattaaaaaccaGTTAGAACATTTGGTTTCTCCACGTCATTTGGTTATCTCCGTTGATGTCTAGGAGAGAAACGATGCGGAAGAAACGAAGCATCTTCTTCGCTAACTCCACATCAGAGGAAGCGTCGGCGACCGATTCGGAGACCATACAGGTTATACGAGTGACTAAGTCGATGATTGATCCCACTCCTATTCGTCGCTCTAGCCATAGCCCAGTTAGGTTTCAGTAACGGCTCCATGACAAAGCCCAGACTGTAAACGTTAAGCAGACGGAATATGATCTGGCCGCGGCTGTGGATGGTGTTGATTTCAATTTGATGGATGGGGAGTATCAAAGTCCAGTTAGCTACGGTAACCATCTTGTCTAATGCCATTAAGCGGATTAGCCTTGGAGTTAAGGCTTCGGTCATCAACACAGACAGCCTTGACTTTTTTTGCCCCTTCGTTATTGTTATATTTACTTGTCTAGAGAGGCTGGGGTTTagagaaattagggtttcggTGGAATTGATCACTGCTACTGCTTGCACTCTTTTTGATTTTGACAATGGTTATGTTTCTTCTATTTGTAGAGACTTAAGATTAAGGCATCAATTATTAAATGCTTTACAGAGCAGGCAGGTTTGTAGCattctttttcttaaatttttttctatttgttctATTTATAGTTGTCTAAtgaattgttattttatttttttatctctctGCAGGTTGATTGCCAAATACAGGCCAACTACCGATTATCTTTGTAGTCATTCCTGGGGTCCAGACGAATCAACTAAAATGGAGCTTTAGTGTAGCCTTTGAGGTATGTTTCCCTCATGATTTCGTTAAGTTTATAAACCACATGGATTACGCTTATGAGTTTTCAGGTTGCTGGGACTATCTGTAACTGCTCTTTTGAAGCCAAGAACCATCTTGAGAATATACTCTTGATATCAGAGTTTCTCTGGCCCGCTCTGCTCCTGCCAGTTGCAGGCAGTAAGGTTTGTTGATTTCGTTTTTTAGCTGCTAAGAAAATGGGTTATCTTCTTTATACAGGAGAACAGCTTCTGACTATTCGGTTTTTTTCCTTCCTTTAGATATACAGTGAGGAAGATATCTCAGAAATGCCACCTGAGCTTGGAAGTGCGCTTGCCATTGAGCGAGAGCCAGTTACTGATGCTGACATTCGTGTTCAGACACTAGAAGCTATATATTTGATCATCTTACAGGTATAACAATTTTCTATCTTgccttcttttttcttcttaagaCATGTCCGCTGTTATTGTCACAACTTCTTTGGTTTGGTGTTGCAGGAGGCAGGACGAAGGACATCTCTCTTTGTGTTGTGTTTGCTTCCTCTCGATTTTCATTGTTAGCTGTGATATCACATCTGTATTTAATTGTCTGTTTGATGTTTCTTAATGACTTGTTGTCTTTAGGGTGAGCCAAGGTTTCATCTGTTTGATTCCTTATGTGCATTGCAGCCACAGCTGCGAGAGCACTTAAATCGGTGCTTCAAGGGATTTTTCATTCTTATGAAGGGTAAGACATGGCTGCATTGTCGCGGTGATGGTCTTATCAAAGTTCTATATGTTTCAAAAGTTGGAACATGTTAAAGACTCTTgctgaaaaatatttaaaattgtctTGAAGGAAAAAGCTAAACTCCATGAGTCTCTTCTTTCAGAACCTATATAAATTTTGCCAGACATagcaaaactaaaaagaaaataatatctgCCAGACGCCAAAACGTAAACTAACATAAACCAGCAATGCTTTAATTAATTGACCAGTAAcaatgatttatttttctttaaagcGTAGCATTTTATGAAACACTTTGGCTACCAAATCATCGTTCTTGACTTAAAGGAAAACGTACTGGTCATACTTCTAAGAAACATAAATTAGAAAGATGGTTTGTCCAACGCACAAAACTGGTGATTACTTGTTTAGGTGAAAAGCTTGAAAACAACAGACTTAAGATGAAAAGAAGACAATTTCCAATAAGATTTTGTTATGGTATGACAATAAACAAAAGCTTGAAAAATGTTGAAACCTGTTTTCAGTCATAGACAGTTCTAAGTTGCCTTATCTCGAGtcacttcaaaaaaaaaagatttaaacatTTGGAGTGAATTTTGGAGTGAAGCTCCAACATAAAGAACAACATCAACAGTCAAAGAACGTCGTTtacaaaaaatcttaaacaatcTTCGATACAGAGAAACATGTACATATCATTCCCTTCACTATTACCTAATAACAATTGAATTCTATAAAAATAGGAGACTAAAgcaagaagaacaaagaagacCCAATTCTCTTAAAATGTTGTGGACAACCAAATATATCTGATCACTTATGTGTTCTTCTCTATGTGAATGTCGatgtctttttctttccttttagtACACTATATTATTTCTAACGTCGGATTATGTGAACAaaagtatttttcaaaatataata
It encodes:
- the LOC108820236 gene encoding uncharacterized protein LOC108820236, whose translation is MSFQVAGTICNCSFEAKNHLENILLISEFLWPALLLPVAGSKIYSEEDISEMPPELGSALAIEREPVTDADIRVQTLEAIYLIILQEAGRRTSLFVLCLLPLDFHC